A DNA window from Miscanthus floridulus cultivar M001 unplaced genomic scaffold, ASM1932011v1 os_1742_1_2, whole genome shotgun sequence contains the following coding sequences:
- the LOC136534278 gene encoding glutathione S-transferase U17-like has product MSEAEAVRVIGLWPSPFVIRVLIALKLKGVKYELVEEVVGKKSELLLRSNPVHKKVPVLLHHGKPISESLIIVQYIDEVWSSDDVPAFLPADAYTRAVQRFWAQYVDDKLPPAIRTLRGMDDGGKDEAAEQLSAALQLLEEAFVKLSQGKHYFGGDSVGYLDIALVSYVGWVKAVEKIAGVTLLDKAKVPNLVAWADRLCTHPAVVDAIPDADKFVEFSVTYGSFSKPINGPK; this is encoded by the exons ATGTCAGAGGCAGAGGCCGTGCGTGTGATCGGCCTATGGCCGAGCCCGTTCgtgatccgcgtcctgatcgcGCTGAAGCTGAAAGGCGTCAAGTACGAGCtcgtggaggaggtggtgggcaAGAAGAGCGAGCTGCTGCTCAGGTCCAACCCGGTGCACAAGAAGGTCCCCGTCCTGCTCCACCACGGCAAGCCCATCTCCGAGTCTCTCATCATCGTCCAGTACATCGACGAGGTCTGGTCCTCCGACGACGTGCCGGCCTTCCTCCCCGCCGACGCTTACACCCGTGCGGTCCAGCGGTTCTGGGCACAGTACGTCGATGACAAG CTCCCTCCGGCGATCCGCACTCTCAGGGGAATGGATGACGGGGGTAAGGACGAAGCGGCGGAGCAGCTGTCCGCCGCCCTGCAGCTCTTAGAGGAGGCTTTCGTGAAGCTCAGCCAGGGGAAGCACTACTTCGGCGGCGACAGCGTCGGGTACCTGGACATCGCTCTGGTGTCGTATGTCGGCTGGGTGAAGGCGGTGGAGAAGATCGCCGGGGTCACTCTCCTGGACAAGGCGAAGGTTCCGAACCTGGTGGCCTGGGCCGATCGGCTCTGCACCCACCCGGCCGTGGTGGACGCGATCCCTGATGCGGACAAGTTCGTTGAGTTCAGCGTCACCTATGGGTCGTTCTCAAAGCCAATCAATGGTCCCAAGTGA